A single window of Montipora capricornis isolate CH-2021 chromosome 14, ASM3666992v2, whole genome shotgun sequence DNA harbors:
- the LOC138031599 gene encoding enolase-phosphatase E1-like, translating into MQFLVLLPEQERADGVFLESDLIVEKEDEQHVRNEQAEIDLEREEVSDVKDARANTKEKPPGGEMIALEAREEETKAAKAKRSEVEKARKCTTTKVPFQSVLELAGGENSSEEKHRQVHREGAAQGADGPKTSKLAVIKEDASVLKLDSDVTKGITTKNEEPKVVKLTEVDNIVVADKLCMHTAADMTSATGIEERDAWKLKKERPVDKDAIEVPNASGGEVAEDGFPKLVDKADSIKGEQDVTRMTLTTDGETASAHPIHADVAYLREALNTQQQEDVETVETPSVGEAEKVKVPKPACKENVQRASTGYAGATNAKDLNAL; encoded by the exons ATGCAGTTTCTGGTGTTATTGCCAG AGCAAGAGAGAGCTGATGGCGTATTCTTGGAATCAG ATTTGATAGTGGAGAAAGAAGATGAACAACATGTGAGGAACGAACAAGCAGAAATCGACCTTGAGAGAGAAGAAGTATCAGATGTTAAAGATGCAAGAGCAAACACAAAGGAGAAACCGCCAGGTGGTGAAATGATTGCACTGGAAGCGAGGGAAGAAGAAACTAAAGCGGCGAAAGCAAAACGTTCAGAAGTGGAAAAAGCAAGAAAGTGTACGACGACTAAGGTGCCATTCCAAAGTGTGTTGGAGTTGGCCGGAGGAGAAAATTCATCTGAAGAAAAACATCGACAAGTACACAGGGAGGGAGCTGCTCAAGGTGCTGATGGACCAAAAACATCAAAACTGGCAGTGATAAAAGAAGATGCAAGTGTCCTCAAACTGGATTCAGATGTAACAAAGGGCATAACGACTAAAAACGAAGAACCAAAAGTTGTTAAATTAACTGAAGTAGACAACATAGTTGTGGCTGACAAACTGTGTATGCATACAGCAGCTGATATGACCAGTGCGACAGGTATTGAAGAAAGAGATGCATGGAAACTTAAGAAAGAAAGGCCAGTAGATAAGGATGCGATTGAGGTCCCTAATGCAAGTGGTGGTGAAGTGGCAGAGGATGGTTTTCCTAAACTGGTGGATAAGGCAGATTCGATTAAAGGGGAACAAGACGTTACAAGAATGACATTGACAACAGATGGAGAAACCGCAAGTGCTCATCCGATTCATGCAGATGTGGCTTACCTTCGTGAGGCACTTAATACGCAGCAACAGGAAGACGTTGAGACGGTTGAAACGCCCAGTGTGGGAGAGGCTGAAAAAGTCAAAGTACCAAAACCAGCGTGTAAAGAAAATGTCCAAAGGGCGAGCACAGGATATGCTGGAGCCACCAATGCAAAGGATTTAAATGCGTTGTAA